One genomic window of Piliocolobus tephrosceles isolate RC106 chromosome 19, ASM277652v3, whole genome shotgun sequence includes the following:
- the ELFN2 gene encoding protein phosphatase 1 regulatory subunit 29: MLRLGLWAAALLCVCRPGVVSADCWLIEGDKGYVWLAICSQNQPPYETIPQHINSTVHDLRLNENKLKAVLYSSLNRFGNLTDLNLTKNEISYIEDGAFLGQSSLQVLQLGYNKLSNLTEGMLRGMSRLQFLFVQHNLIEVVTPTAFSECPSLISIDLSSNRLSRLDGATFASLASLMVCELAGNPFNCECDLFGFLAWLVVFNNVTKNYDRLQCESPREFAGYPLLVPRPYHSLNAITVLQAKCRNGSLPARPVSHPTPYSTDAQREPDENSGFNPDEILSVEPPASSTTDASAGPAIKLHHVTFTSATLVVIIPHPYSKMYVLVQYNNSYFSDVMTLKNKKEIVTLDKLRAHTEYTFCVTSLRNSRRFNHTCLTFTTRDPVPGDLAPSTSTTTHYIMTILGCLFGMVIVLGAVYYCLRKRRMQEEKQKSVNVKKTILEMRYGADVDAGSIMHAAQKLGEPPVLPVSRMASIPSMIGEKLPTAKGLEAGLDTPKVATKGNYIEVRTGAGGDGLARPEDDLPDLENGQGSAAEISTIAKEVDKVNQIINNCIDALKLDSASFLGGGSGSGDPELAFECQSLPAAAAASSATAPGALERPSFLSPPYKESSHHPLQRQLSADAAVTRKTCSVSSSGSIKSAKVFSLDVPDHPAATGLAKGDSKYIEKGSPLNSPLDRLPLVPAGSGGGSGGGGGIHHLEVKPAYHCSEHRHSFPALYYEEGADSLSQRVSFLKPLTRSKRDSTYSQLSPRHYYSGYSSSPEYSSESTHKIWERFRPYKKHHREEVYMAAGHALRKKVQFAKDEDLHDILDYWKGVSAQQKL; encoded by the coding sequence ATGCTGCGCCTGGGGCTGTGGGCGGCGGCGCTGCTGTGCGTGTGCCGGCCGGGTGTCGTGAGTGCCGACTGCTGGCTCATTGAGGGCGACAAGGGCTACGTGTGGCTGGCCATCTGCAGCCAGAACCAGCCGCCCTACGAGACCATCCCGCAGCACATCAACAGCACCGTGCATGACCTGCGGCTCAACGAGAACAAGCTCAAAGCCGTGCTCTACTCCTCACTCAACCGCTTTGGGAACCTCACCGACCTCAACCTCACCAAGAACGAGATCTCCTACATCGAGGACGGTGCCTTCCTGGGCCAGTCGAGCCTGCAGGTCCTGCAGCTGGGCTACAACAAGCTCAGCAACCTGACGGAGGGCATGCTGCGCGGCATGAGCCGCCTGCAGTTCCTCTTTGTCCAGCACAACCTCATCGAGGTGGTGACGCCCACCGCCTTCTCCGAGTGCCCGAGCCTCATCAGCATCGACCTGTCCTCCAACCGCCTCAGCCGCCTGGACGGCGCCACCTTTGCCAGCCTCGCCAGCCTGATGGTGTGTGAGCTGGCCGGCAACCCCTTCAACTGTGAGTGCGACCTCTTCGGCTTCCTGGCCTGGCTTGTGGTCTTCAACAACGTCACCAAGAACTACGACCGCCTGCAGTGCGAGTCGCCGCGGGAGTTTGCCGGCTACCCGCTGCTGGTGCCCCGGCCCTACCACAGCCTCAACGCCATCACCGTACTCCAGGCCAAGTGCCGGAATGGCTCGCTGCCCGCCCGGCCCGTGAGTCACCCCACACCCTACTCCACCGATGCCCAGAGGGAGCCGGATGAGAACTCGGGCTTCAACCCCGATGAGATCCTTTCGGTGGAGCCACCAGCCTCGTCCACCACGGATGCGTCGGCAGGGCCCGCCATCAAGCTGCACCACGTCACGTTCACCTCGGCCACCCTGGTGGTTATCATCCCGCACCCCTACAGCAAGATGTACGTCCTGGTGCAGTACAACAACAGCTACTTCTCCGACGTCATGACCCTCAAGAACAAGAAGGAGATCGTGACGTTGGACAAACTGCGGGCGCACACGGAGTACACCTTCTGCGTGACCTCCCTGCGCAACAGCCGCCGCTTCAACCACACCTGCCTGACCTTCACCACGCGGGACCCCGTCCCTGGAGACTTGGCGCCCAGCACTTCCACCACGACCCACTACATCATGACCATCCTGGGCTGCCTCTTCGGCATGGTTATCGTGCTGGGAGCCGTGTACTACTGCCTGCGCAAGCGGCGCATgcaggaggagaagcagaagTCCGTCAATGTCAAGAAGACCATCCTGGAGATGCGCTATGGGGCTGATGTGGATGCCGGCTCCATTATGCATGCCGCCCAGAAGCTGGGCGAGCCTCCCGTGCTGCCCGTGTCTCGCATGGCCTCCATCCCCTCCATGATCGGGGAGAAGCTGCCCACCGCCAAGGGGTTGGAGGCTGGGCTGGACACGCCCAAGGTGGCCACCAAAGGCAACTATATCGAGGTGCGCACAGGCGCCGGTGGGGATGGTCTGGCTCGGCCCGAGGATGACCTCCCGGACCTCGAGAATGGCCAGGGCTCTGCTGCAGAGATCTCCACCATTGCCAAGGAGGTGGACAAGGTCAACCAGATCATTAACAACTGCATTGATGCCCTCAAACTGGACTCGGCCTCTTTTCTGGGAGGCGGCAGTGGCAGTGGGGACCCCGAGCTGGCCTTCGAGTGCCAGTCCCTCCCTGCAGCTGCTGCCGCCTCCTCAGCCACTGCCCCCGGGGCCCTGGAGCGGCCCAGCTTCCTTTCACCTCCCTACAAAGAGAGCTCCCACCACCCACTACAGCGCCAGCTGAGCGCCGACGCGGCCGTGACCCGCAAGACCTGCAGCGTGTCGTCCAGTGGTTCCATCAAGAGCGCCAAGGTCTTTAGCCTGGACGTGCCCGACCATCCGGCCGCCACAGGGCTGGCCAAGGGCGACTCCAAGTACATCGAGAAGGGCAGCCCCCTCAACAGCCCGCTGGACCGGCTCCCACTGGTGCCGGCGGGCAGTGGTGGGGGcagcggcgggggcgggggcatCCACCACCTGGAGGTGAAGCCAGCCTACCACTGCAGCGAACACCGGCACAGCTTTCCCGCCCTGTACTACGAAGAGGGTGCCGACAGCCTGAGCCAGCGCGTGTCCTTCCTCAAGCCGCTGACCCGCTCCAAGCGTGACTCCACCTACTCACAGCTCTCCCCCAGACACTACTACTCAGGGTACTCCTCCAGCCCCGAGTACTCATCCGAGAGCACGCACAAGATCTGGGAGCGCTTCCGGCCCTACAAGAAGCACCACCGGGAGGAGGTGTACATGGCCGCTGGTCACGCCCTGCGCAAGAAGGTCCAGTTTGCCAAGGATGAGGATCTGCATGACATCCTCGATTACTGGAAGGGGGTCTCGGCCCAGCAGAAGCTGTGA